Genomic window (Lycium barbarum isolate Lr01 chromosome 2, ASM1917538v2, whole genome shotgun sequence):
GCTTATTAATGACTATGAGTTTCAGAAATGGTTCATAACACATTACACCATTATCAATGAATAAGTTGGGCGGATGCTTTTGAAGTTCTTGAACCACAAGTAACGGCTGACCTCACTTTTGTAAAACAATTTGCTTTCACTATTAAAATGAAGTGTAAAGTTTGTTTGAAATACTTTACAGAGACGAAAATTAAAAATGTCATATAAAGTAGTGGAACCAAAGCTGTAGAAGTGCTTATATgaaaatctatatctatatattataATTATATAAAGCTGGGACTTGGGCCTTTGACGTGGCACGCTAATATGCCTGGATTGTCATTTGTCTATTTTCGCATAGCTCTGCCTTGCCCTTTTTCATCTTCTGTTTTTGAATTCCTTCCCCACCCCCAGACAcacaaaaataaatatatttcctCTATCTGTTCATTTTTCTTACAATTTTAGAGGTAAATCTCTTTTTATCTACTATTTTTTTATATCTCTCTTCCCTTCATATTTAATAGGTGTTTCATCTTTCTTCTGATTCCAACATCTGCGTTCTGTCAGCAATCAGTTTTCCAGGTAAATGcttttttaattattttcataATGTAGTTCTTTCCTTCAAAAAGATTCCAATCTCTGCGTTCTGCCTGCAATATGAAGATATATTTGATGATTATCTATTCCCAATTAAATATTTAAGACTTTGTCTTTTCAGTGAATCCCCTTCCGGCATATTTCACATCATTTTAAACTTTTTCATTGTTTCCGGATGTGCTTTCTCTTAATTAACGTTGTAGTGGTTGATTGGCTTTTCTTTTGAGTAGTGCTAATATGTGTTTCGATACTTAATACTGTCGGGCATTCTATATACGTTTGATTAGTGCTAATTGTCTGCTTGGAGATGAAGGCAAGTTAATATATGAAAATTAAAAGACACTTATAGGCAGGTAGAATTTTATCTAACtaatttcctattttttttttttttttttggatttttggatGCAAGGGAACCCGCAACCGCTACCCTTCGAGTGCACCCACGGTAAACCCTGCTATATTTATCATAGACAAGTTAATATGTGTAGCAGAGATGGAAATATAGAAGTGCAAAAACATTGACTTGTAAAAGAAGAGAGTCAAAAAACATTTGGATTTATAGTACAATCACTTGTAATATGCCTATACGGGGTATCATAATTGAGATGATACATAGTTATGTGATATCATATTCTGTTtcaatatgtatacatatacttcTGTATGTGAGATATGTACTGGCATAAATAAAAGCTATTTAATTTTGTGAAGCTTACAATAGGTAATATAAGTCTTATGTTATTTATAGAAAACCTGCATTATGTAGACCTGTCCGATCCCGGAATAAAATTTCGTATGTTTCCACATTTTCCCCCTtttctctattattattattcttgcaATATCCTTATTCTAAGATTAAAAGTCTTAAATTACATCCAAAAGATTAATTTGCAAGGTGGTGATTGACACATTATATCTGATTCTTCTTAAACGCTAATTCAAAATTTTGAATTTACTTGGTTTTAGCCCCTTGGATGCTAATCATGTGTGGACGATATCTAAATAAGCTACTTGATGCTTATCTACCAAATCTGTAGAGTACAATGATGAATTCAAAAACATGTAGCTCGACCGATCTTAAAGCATATCACGTTCCTTTTTTAAAGATTTTTGGGCTTCTGATTTTTCTGTTTGTGGTGTTTTAGGATTTGATTATAATCGCAGGACATAGCCCGGTGACCTGGCTCTCTCTAGGATCAGAATGGCTATTTATCTTTTCCCCCTGTTTTTTGCCATTTAAAATATTATCAAAAACAATTGTTTAATTAAGTAAAACTCAGGAAACCCTTTGGCCTTCGGTTAAAGCAATCCCAAAAGACACTAATGTTTCCGGTTAATCAGAACTCTAACAGGCTCTTCTTTGTCCACAGGCCTCCTGTTCTTTCTTCCCAATCCCTTACAGCAAGTCTCCGATTTTTCAGATGATGTATATGTAAAAAGTAATCTGCATGCGTCCTTTATTTACTTCGTTGCCAGGTGAGTACACTGTCTCTTACTTATGTTGAAAAGTTGGAATTTATTCCCAACCCATGAACgatttcttttatttaattatacttTTTTTGAGTTAATCAAAATGTGTAAGTTTTCTCAATATATTTTGGACTCTGGCTTGCGGCTGTAAAATACTTGAAAGCCATTTATGAATGAACAACTCGGACTACTATGTATTACGTGCAACACATTTATAATAAAGCAGTTAACGCCCGTAGACAATTCAATTTGATTAGGCTTAATCGACTAGATATTTATTATAATACGGGATGGAGGAGAGTCATCTAATATCCTTAAACCTTTGCGTGTTCAGTTTCAATACATGGAGTTTTCAGTTCTGCAACGGAGAAGAATCACACGACTGGTATATATCTCAATATGTTACTGATGTTTACTTACAATTTGTTTCTGCATTAGTTGTGTTTGCCTCCATATATATCAAACACCAATTAACTTGAAATTTATTTGACAGTTCATCATATTTGGTGTTGCCAAAAACTGCGATTATAAGGATAAGAATGACTCCAAGTCAATTATTATTTCATCACTTGCCTTCAGTGTGCTTCTTTGCTTGTATGCTTTACTCTGTGACATAAATAATTTGGATTGGACTTTATCCATTATCTCAATTTATTATGAATGCAGCATTGCAGGAATAAAGTTCACCTAGAGGATATGACCATCAAGCTAATCAGTGCAAGGTTAGTTCATTGTCAGTTCTATGTACGAATACAAATCTCAGCAATTGGTTCAATTTTCTCAAGGTGTCTCCTTATTAAATACTCTTttgcttttcttttctctccattTCATAATACACAATATAAAATTTTCAATTGGTATGTTGTACACATAGCTATTGTTTAGCAGGGAAATGTTTATTTGTCAAATTCTAAATTCATGATACTTCATAGAGTTGAAATGTCAGTTTTTAGAACTGTTTACATAGCTGGTTATAAAACTGGTGACTAGAGTTCAAAATGATATTTGACTCATTTAAAGAAATATGATTAGAGCAAGAAATACGATACAAGAGAAACAGATCATGTTAGTCTTAGCACTTCAAATATGTTAAAACTTAGTTATATAGGTGAATAGTGCCTATCATCTCCTGCGTTAGAAGTTGTGGGCTTTAGATCTTTTTACCAGTTTGAAGGTACGATCAAGATTGAGGAAAACTTTAACTACTGTTTAAGAAAAAGATGGGTGCAATGTGTAATTGTTGATCGTGATGAAGAGGAACATGAGTTCCGCAATGTAATTCTGCAGTTTTTTAAGGCTGATTTGTTGAAACTTTATGTGATTACTGGACGAATGGTTAAATTATGACAGCTATAGATTTGCACTTTTGAACTAAGACGTGCATTCTTTGGCATGATTCTAAAAATTTGAATGTAAGAGGGATATCAATATGCTCTAAGTTGAACTAATTCCTTTACAATAGCAAAATCAGTTTAAAGAAATTTGAGATGATTCATCATAAAGATTATATTCTCTAAGTTTCAAATGATATTGAATCAATTATAGAGTTTCTAATGTTATTCAAATGAATAATGTGATGGTATCTGGCTCTACCATCACAATTTTCTATCAGCTTCTTACACACACATTAACATCATTTGTCAACATTCTACTTTTATTAAGAggtgtttggattgactttttaaaagtagcttataagttaaaagcTAAAAGTCATAAGTCGGGAATACCCAACTTTTGGCTTTTGACTTATTGTTGTACTTTTTTTGGCCTAAAAGTAAGTGCTTAAGCATTTTTTATATTTCCCAGacacaaaaaaattgaaaaaacttAAAAGCCAATAAGCAGttaaataagccaatccaaacaccgGCTAAGTACTGAAAATATATTCAGTTTGTTTTCCTTTCTGTTCCGCATAAGCAAACAGCTGCAAGGTATTGGTAATTCCCTTTTTGGAGAGTATAGACGGGTTAGTCTTGTGTTGATGAGAGAATTTAGTAAGGTTGGAGAGTTAGGATATGTCACCTTTCACAATATACACGACAAGGTAGTATTTGAGTACTTCTTGATAGAGTTGGAGGTGACATTTTGAGGTGTAGTTCATGCATCTGATTCCTTTGTTTGATGTAAGATGTCTATGGCACCAAGAGGAAAGAAAATTGCTACTACAAATGGTTATCACCAAGTATGGAGATATATATAAATCTTTGTACATTGGTTCCAAGAAGAAATTAAGGTACATATAACAATGTCATAATTTAAATATTCTCTTGAGTGAACAACATAGCatgaggaaaagaaaagaagaaatgtTAAAAAGTCATCTATCGCAGTGCAAAGCAGATCGTTGATAATTGAACTTATTCCTTTATGTGGAATGACTACTAAACCAAATTCCATTAGCTCTGAATGTTGAAAGGCGTGTGTGTCATAATATATGCTTCTGAAATCTTAATTTTACTTTTCCTTGTAGGAGCAGGATGAGCTAATTGCTGCGGAACAATGACCACGTTATGCAAGGGTAGAGATTAACCAGGCTGTATCAGGTGAGAGAAGTCGCCAACATACATTCAAGTATGTAGCACTCTCTATTCTGGAcattcttagccttgaggtaatCTTTCACAACATAAACTCTGCAACTTGAAAGGTCTTACCAAGGCAATAAGGACATTAAAACAGTCACCAAGATACTGCTCTTAAAAGGGTGCAAAGGATGTTCCAACTGGAAATTTTGAGAACAaggagttgaaaagaaaaataatattagAAATTACGTGTGTAGAAAGCAGTTAACTCTTGAAGTTAGGACATTGTCCTGAAGTTGTGGTTGGGTATGAAAGACGCGCTCAGTTCTTCTCTAATTTTTTTCCTGAGTCGCCGAGTGCTTGAACATATAGTATCATTTTCCCATTGGTTTTGTTTAAAGGGTTTGAGATTCTTTTCTTGCAGGATAAATGGTTAGATTTGCTTGCAGGTACGTGAATTTTCGCTGTTGTAAGTGGAATAACGAAACTGAAATAGCGTCAAATAAGTTCTAAAGTAGGTGCTATAACATATTGATATTTGGTTTGTAGGGCAGATGGTAATTGTTTGGGCCAGTAGGTGGTCTTGGTATGAGGAGGCAATTGATATGATGTGTGAATTTGTAGTTTGAGAATTATTTCAGATATTGCGACCAGTGGCGTATGTAGCGTTCGAggtgggggttcaattgaacccctaactttcAACGGGGAGCATAGATTTGtgtgtaaaaatttattaaaattacaataaatagtagacataaacccataacttttaaaataccAACTAAGAATACTGAAAGACTGAACCCATAAAGTTTAAATCTTGAATCCGCCTCTAATTACGACTTATTATCAATTACACATACAGCTGCCCTCTACTAAATAGTTCAACTATATGTGATATATAAGAAGCTACATAAAAGACCATCAATTCTTGGCAACTTCCTGATAACTGGTTCTAGAACATTGTTACTGCTTTGTTTTGCAGTAACCAATAAACATGTGGTAGGATTTGAACTTTGGAGTTGACCTTTTGGCCAGTTGTGTTGTTGTATGGTAACTTTGTGAAAACTAGAGTAGTACTAACTGTACTGTAGATGAAACAAGGAGGTAAGATCATCTTCAAAGTCAATGTTAGCTTTAGTGGTCATGAGTTCTTGACTGAACTAATCAAACAATGTACACTTTTCTATTGTTTTTATCCTTGAATATTTTATTTGCTTTTATATTTATGCAGCTTTGACAGTAAAGtttcattttaatttttcaaCGGTTAAATTTATATCCTATTTATGAATATTAGAATTCTTTCCCCTCCGCGAAGAGCATTTTTTCATTTCTATGTTTTTCTTCATCCTCCTCCCAGGTTATTATGCAGAATCTCTATAGATTATAGCACTCGAAACTTAAAATATGAGTTATTGTTGTTTATTTATATAATATGACATCTGTTTGTGTCATTTCGTTATCATGAATTCTTGATTGTGCTAATTGATTCTGCAGTTGATTGATCTGGTTGTAATTATATCGACTTTGTGGTGTTTTCTGGATGATGATTAAAGAAGAAAGAGAGCAAAAAAAGAGCCACGAGAAAAGAACCATGAACACTTTGAAAGTTATGCTATGGAATAAGCAGAAGAACGACAAAGAGTACTGCAATGAACAATCTGAAAACAGTAGTGGATAAACACTTCATTGACAGGCGAGTGAGACACAAAATGAGGAATGCCAGAATAGTGGTGATATGCATTCTTCTACTGATAGGATAAGAGAGCAAAGGCACAAGAGAATACTGGGAAACAAGATATGTTGCTCCCGACTAGCCTCAATACTGCTAACGGACAAAATAAAGGTGGCATGATTATGGTAGACTTGGGTTCCATATAAGTTATACTTAACACCGGACTGAACCAAAGGCATGACCCTGACATCCAAAATGTCATTGAACAACTGGTGGAGGAGAGTGATGAGGTCAGTGTTTCAATGGAGCATATTACATATACAGATGAAGATGAAAAGGTAGCAGACAGTGTGGTATAAACATTTGCACTCACCTCCATTGAAGATGATTTAAGGTGCAGTTCGGTTCATTGAAGTCTATTTTTATCATCACCTATTGGGGGATAAGAATTTTGGATGTTTAAAATACAGGAATAACCACTGTCTAATCCCTTACATGATTTGGGACATCATGTTATTCGAAAACATCAAAGTAAATCCAAAATGAACTTACCATATGATATCTTTTGCGGCAACGCTACATTTGCTAAAATAAATCGAGAAGAGACATGCTTGTGATAATAGTTTGGTATAAACATTTGCACTCACCTCCATTGAAGATGATTTAAGGTGTAGTTCGGTTCATCGAAGTATATTTTTATCATTACCTATTGGGGGATAAGAATTTTGGATGTTTAAAATACAGGAATAACCACTGTCTAATCCCTTACATGATTTGGGACACCCATTGTATATTTTTATGTTAATTCGAAAACATCAAAGTAAATTCAAAATGAACTTACCCGGTGTTGGATATGATATCTTTTGCGGCAACGCTACATTTGCTACAATAAATCAAGAAGAGACATGCTTGTGATAATAGTTACTTATGGCGGTCGAAATATCAAAATAGCAAGAAGCAAACTTTTCGGGGGATAtgacataaattttaaaaaaaatactaacaGTTGTGACCTAAAAATTGGCTAAGCACCGCGCGAAGTGTGGATAGATTTACTAGTTACTAAATAAATATAGGAGGCCTTTTGAGTGATTATTTTCTTCTATACAAACTGGGTTAGTCATAGCAGATTGTTTCCTCCTTGTGGTTACACTATCTCTCTTTATATCCCTAACACATATTTCACTCTAAAACAGTTAGAAACTTAAACTATTAGGGCTTCCAAAATTCTTGCTTTTCAGTGTGTGAATGTCAATGAGGTTTTGGGTACAACAGCTTGGGGAgagagggtgggggggggggggggggggggagggagcgCGCTTATATTTAGGGTATGCTTTTTGACAATCAATTGCGTACTGCATTGGCCGATATAGTTAGGTGTATGTCAGTCTGGAATATGAATCTTGCggtatatatttaaaaaaaatggagaTCTTCAGAGTGTGTATGCTTCATCTTGATTAGGTACAAAGCTTTTAAGTTCGTTTAATAAtatctttataattgttttggtgCTAATTCTCAGCTCCTATATATCCTGACTCTAAAATTCATCTTTTGGTTTCCTTATTATGAACATCTTTTCTGAAAGTGTCATCTGGTGAAAACAGGAGAAGTATATGAATGAAAATGGCAAAGGAACAGTAGTAGGAAGAAGATTAGATTAGGCGAAACAAATTAAATTTGTTTGGTTATATAGGGGAACCATTGAATATTGTGCTATGAAGAGAACCAACAAATTTAATTGCAAAGCTGTAGTACTAACAATTTGTCTTTGCAAATCAAGGTCTTCATCCTGAATAATGAAAATGCATGAATTAGTTGCATCTCATTAAGATATGTGCTTCCACAGTTACTCTTCCATTCCAAATAATCTATACTTTCCATGGAaactaattagttttttttttttttttgggagtgtTGGTGCCAATGGACAAAATAAAGGGATGGctaaacctgttaaccggttcggtttaaccggtaaccggaccggttccggttaaccattTAAAAATTACCGGTCTGGTTCCAAtatttttgaaaccggaaccggttaaaccggtaaaaccggaaccggaccggttaaaccggtgaaattaaaaaaaaaaaaaaaagagtatatatatatatatacttatatacatatatataagtatatagtatttaagtatatatagttatacatatatataagtatatatatacttaaattcatatatagtatatatattaagttatacatatatataagtatatatagtatatatattaagttataatatactaataaatactataatatatatatatatatatatatataatacaaaaaaaaagaaggttttaaccactttgaaccggaccggttccggtttgggatttcaaaccggtaaaccggaaccggttaagcggttccggtttttaaccggaaaccgaccggttccctaaccggttaccggtccggttccggttgcaaccggttgccacctttaggGATGGCGTGAAAGAAGAGGGAGGTAAAAGAAGTTATATAGTGAGGAAAGGTGACATATAAATTGTGTACAAAGATATACGACAGATGCATGACAGAGCTGAATTATTTTTACTTGCTTGAGCTTATCCATGGTGAGTCTCCTGTCACTTTTTTGTTTAACACATCTATCGAATGCTAATTAGGTTATAATACAATTTTTGAAGCGCAAGATCTTGCAGAACTTATCTTTGTTGCTAAGTTTCTTCAAGTTTCCTCCTTTGGCCTAACATATGTCTTCCTTAAATTATTAGATCATTTGAAGATGCAACTCCTCCACAAATAGCGTCCACAGCTTAAGTGTACTCATGAATTCATGTTGTATGGATATAGTTGGAGTATGAGCAGAGTTCTAACATGTTAAGTGCATagagtggtttttttttttttttgggatctgtataataatttaaattattttttgggtCTGTATATTAACAAATTTGAATTATACATCATTTATGTGCTCATGAAATCGTaacaaaaaattataaaaatcaaAGTATTACTTCTGTTCAAATTGTTggcccgtgcacagcacgggcATCGCACATCTAGTACTATATATAagcatgagtttggaggtggtttAGTCGTCCACCTACAaatcatgttaaaaaaaaaaaaaaaaaacgtggaccccatgttttaaaaaatcaagcaatatcaaaaaaaaaatgtggatcccatattaaaaattaagcaatatcaaaaaaaaaaaaaaaaattcaagcaaTATCCATataattctcaaagtatccctcattaagtcaataatagtggattcattcaGTTGAATTTCTATATCACGCGCTGCATCTGCAGCATTTTTGAATGACTGTCTAAAAAAGTAGCTCCCATTAAACTTTAATGTGGCAGTCTCTTACTTATCTCTCCCTCCAATCTCCATAGTTTTTTGGTACTCCTGTAGTACTAATATTCAATAGACAGAGAAAGTACAGGTAAGAATTAATTTTTTAAAtggcaaaggctcaaatatgcccctgaactatacgaaattgcacatatttgcccgtcgttaaaaggttggtgcaaagatgcccctaacgtttttttttGCTGTATATGaccttgagttaacggaaaatattggagggcatatttgttcagtttcgcatagtatataggggcatatttgatccattgAAATTCGTGAATATTATGACAtaaaatatcattgcattccaaaacataaaaaaacatTTGTAATTACAATCTATCCACCATTGCATTACatcaaaattatacaactaaaagagcagatgcaattacaaccatcttttaaagactgttttcacaaacaagagcaccatttcctcttttcaaaagatttttttactaatgataataccatttttatttttcaatttgttgatgatCTGGATAGTTCTTTCTAGATATTTTTCGTCTTCTCAGTCCCAATATCTACACGATAATGGATGCAACAATTGTcgcaataaaacataaacataaaatagGAGATAACTTACATTAGACTTATGACGCATGAAAAAATGTCTCCCGCAGTGCTAaatttttttataatattaatAGAAAGAGTATCACATTTTAAGCATTTATACGGTTTCTTACATAACATTCAATGTGGTTTGGCCCTTTAGCGAATTTCACGCATAATcgaaatttagtagaattatttgaagtccataagtgagatggagtgcagtaactccacgtccacaaacccttccacaactccacatccacaaacccttccacaactattTAAAGGACTCGAAGCTTCCGATatttcataaacaagtgaaagaataagagagaaaagtGAGGGGTTGTACGATAAGTGTGGAGTTTCAAAATGAAGTTGCAATAAATCattggctagcataaagtgcactacaaaaaatctgagaactatttgtgccataatattcacgaatttcaatggatcaaatatgcccctatactatgcgaaactgaacaaatatgccctccaatatttttcgttaactcaagggcatatacagcaaaaaaaaaaaaaaaaacgttagggacatctttgcaccaaccttttaacgacgggcaaatATGTGCAATTTAGTATAgttcaggggcatatttgagcctttgccgTTTTTTAAAAGTAGTTTTGAATATATTATTATCAAgcttcattttttaaaagttactaTTACAATTGATTACTTTTTGTAGTTTTATGGGTGATATCTTACCTCACCAACTGTAATTCTATaatcaaattaattgaatattgttACAATTGATAAAATAAATTACTCGGCTGGTTATTGCAGTACTGTTTAATATCCTAAAAAGAAACTAAGATGGGCATTATATTCTCAAAAAGCATTTTCCAATGTCTTAAGTTTCTAGTTATATACGGAGCACCATAATAGCCAAAATAATTTATTAGTACATACTTATGATaggttaagtaaaaaaaaaaaaggatagaaaTCTTATACCGCATCTTTGCCCATGTTATATGACACAATATACATAAACGCCATATGTATAAAAAGTTTCCCGTTTTAGCCTAGGGAATGGTAGTTCAAATAATGTTTTCGTATTTAGAATTAGTTAAAAATTCAATAAGTTTTGAAATTCTGGTTCAAATTTGATTAACGCGTAGTTTAAAAAGTGTCTATTAGCCTTTTTCTTAAATAAAGTCATATAAACTGAAACAAAGAAATAACATCATGGCACAAATTATTGAACCCGTGCTCCCAAAATTTCTATCTTTACATACGTGACTTTCAAGAAATGTTGTAGAATAAATATAtcaattctttttataattgcataaaaataaaattataaatatatgttaGGCCCGTGCTGGCACGGGCTCGGGTATCCAGTCTATATATAAAAACATAGTTCGTGTTTAGGTTAATGGGTGCTTGAGCACCGTACCACAACAAGTGGATCCGCCCCTAAACCAGAGTAAAGTGTACACAGATCTTCTCCCTATCTTATATTATTTATTCTCCACATAATAATTCACGTATTATTAATCTTCGTACAAACAAACCATGCATAATGATCCTTGTATACCAAATACGCAAACCAAACGACCTCTTAATGAGTAAAAGATAAATTTTTAAAGTGTTAATTTAAATTTTAGTTTTTGAAATATTTGAGTAAGcaaattattaaataaaatatatatttttaattcttTTGCTTATGAATATCTGTAAATTCACCATAATTACTCAtgtgttatgttagccttgtattATCACACTATATTAATCGTAATATCATTTT
Coding sequences:
- the LOC132626163 gene encoding uncharacterized protein LOC132626163 isoform X3; the protein is MNKVFHLSSDSNICVLSAISFPGLLFFLPNPLQQVSDFSDDVYVKSNLHASFIYFVASFNTWSFQFCNGEESHDWNKVHLEDMTIKLISARSRMS
- the LOC132626163 gene encoding uncharacterized protein LOC132626163 isoform X2; this translates as MNKVFHLSSDSNICVLSAISFPGNPQPLPFECTHGLLFFLPNPLQQVSDFSDDVYVKSNLHASFIYFVASFNTWSFQFCNGEESHDWNKVHLEDMTIKLISARMS
- the LOC132626163 gene encoding uncharacterized protein LOC132626163 isoform X4; translation: MNKVFHLSSDSNICVLSAISFPGNPQPLPFECTHGLLFFLPNPLQQVSDFSDDVYVKSNLHASFIYFVASFNTWSFQFCNGEESHDCIAGIKFT
- the LOC132626163 gene encoding uncharacterized protein LOC132626163 isoform X5, translated to MNKVFHLSSDSNICVLSAISFPGNPQPLPFECTHGLLFFLPNPLQQVSDFSDDVYVKSNLHASFIYFVASFNTWSFQFCNGEESHDWSRMS
- the LOC132626163 gene encoding uncharacterized protein LOC132626163 isoform X1; translation: MNKVFHLSSDSNICVLSAISFPGNPQPLPFECTHGLLFFLPNPLQQVSDFSDDVYVKSNLHASFIYFVASFNTWSFQFCNGEESHDWNKVHLEDMTIKLISARSRMS